The following are encoded in a window of Platichthys flesus chromosome 19, fPlaFle2.1, whole genome shotgun sequence genomic DNA:
- the klhl8 gene encoding kelch-like protein 8 isoform X1: MAPGDVVPDHAKQLKPKEKRPVNKAPKANCEPDGSFVFEAHEAWKDFHNSLRHFYEVGELCDVTLKVGSRLIPCHKLVLACVIPYFRAMFLSEMSEAKQNLIEIKDFDGDAIQDLVHFAYSSKLTLTVDNVQPLLYAACILQVELVARACCEYMKAHFHPTNCLAVRTFAESHNRVDLMDMADRYACEHFIEVVECEDFTCVSPQHLRTLLSSSELNIHSETQVYNAAVKWLKANPQHHEAWLDEIMSQVRLPLLPVEFLTGTVAKDEMIKGNLSCRDLMDEARNYHLHLCNKVVPDFEYSIHTVPRKHTAGVLFCVGGRGGSGDPFRSIECYSITKNSWFFGPEMNSRRRHVGVISVGGKVYAVGGHDGNEHLGDMEMFDPLTNKWMMKASMNTKRRGIALAALGGPIYAIGGLDDNSCFNDVERYDIESDCWSAVAPMNTPRGGVGSVALGSFVYAVGGNDGVASLSSVERFNPHLNKWTEVSEMGQRRAGNGVSKLNGCLYVVGGFDDNSPLSSVERFDPRMHRWEYVSELTTPRGGVGVATVMGRVFAVGGHNGNIYLNTVEAFEPRMNRWELVGSVSHCRAGAGVAVCKSHVSKIRDVGQGSSNVVNCM; encoded by the exons ATGGCACCAGGGGATGTGGTGCCAGACCATGCCAAGCAACTGAAGCCCAAGGAGAAGCGGCCAGTAAACAAGGCACCGAAAGCAAACTGCGAGCCCGATGGCTCCTTTGTCTTCGAGGCTCACGAGGCGTGGAAGGACTTCCACAACTCCCTCAGGCACTTCTATGAAGTGGGGGAGCTCTGCGACGTCACGCTGAAG GTTGGCAGCAGGTTGATACCATGTCACAAGCTGGTGCTGGCTTGTGTCATCCCTTACTTCCG GGCCATGTTCCTGTCAGAGATGTCTGAGGCCAAACAGAATCTGATAGAGATCAAGGACTTTGATGGGGATGCCATCCAGGACCTGGTGCATTTCGCCTACTCCTCCAAGCTCACGTTAACAGTGGACAATGTCCAGCCACTGCTCTATGCTGCCTGCATCcttcag GTGGAGTTGGTGGCGAGAGCTTGCTGTGAGTACATGAAGGCCCACTTCCACCCCACCAACTGCCTGGCAGTTCGGACTTTTGCCGAGAGCCACAATCGTGTGGACCTGATGGACATGGCCGACCGCTATGCCTGCGAGCATTTCATCGAGGTAGTGGAGTGTGAGGACTTCACTTGTGTGTCTCCCCAGCACTTGCGCACGTTATTGTCCTCGAGTGAGCTCAATATCcactcagagacacaggtgTATAACGCCGCAGTGAAATGGCTGAAAGCAAACCCGCAGCACCACGAGGCCTGGCTGGACGAGATCATGTCTCAG GTGCGCCTCCCCCTGCTGCCCGTCGAGTTCCTGACTGGAACTGTGGCGAAGGACGAGATGATCAAAGGTAACTTGAGTTGTCGTGACCTGATGGACGAAGCCAGGAACtaccacctccacctctgcaaCAAGGTGGTGCCTGACTTTGAGTATTCGATCCACACCGTACCCCGGAAACACACTGCAG GGGTTTTGTTCTGTGTGGGTGGCCGGGGGGGCTCAGGTGATCCATTTCGCAGCATCGAGTGCTACTCCATCACTAAGAACAGCTGGTTTTTCGGCCCAGAAATGAACAGCAGACGACGTCATGTGGGTGTGATATCTGTCGGAG GCAAAGTCTATGCTGTTGGAGGCCATGATGGTAACGAGCACTTAGGCGACATGGAGATGTTCGACCCCCTCACCAACAAATGGATGATGAAAGCTTCGATGAACACTAAGAG GAGGGGCATCGCCCTGGCCGCTCTCGGAGGTCCCATCTACGCTATCGGAGGCCTGGACGACAACTCGTGCTTCAACGACGTGGAGCGTTACGACATCGAGAGCGACTGCTGGAGCGCCGTGGCCCCGATGAACACGCCGAGAGGAGGGGTGGGATCTGTGGCGTTGGGG AGCTTTGTGTACGCGGTGGGAGGCAACGACGGCGTGGCGTCACTCTCCAGCGTGGAGCGGTTCAACCCTCACCTCAACAAATGGACAGAGGTCAGCGAGATGGGCCAGCGGCGGGCCGGGAATGGAGTCAGCAAACTGAATGGCTGCCTCTATGTCGTGG GTGGTTTTGATGACAACTCCCCCCTGAGCTCCGTGGAGAGATTTGACCCTCGAATGCACCGCTGGGAGTACGTGTCGGAGCTGACAACCCCTCGCGGTGGAGTTGGGGTAGCCACCGTCATGGGGCGAGTGTTCGCAGTCGGGGGCCACAATGGGAACATCTACTTGAACACAGTGGAGGCGTTTGAGCCTCGAATGAACAG GTGGGAGCTGGTGGGATCAGTGTCTCACTGCCGGGCCGGAGCCGGCGTGGCCGTCTGCAAGTCTCACGTCAGCAAGATCAGGGACGTCGGCCAGGGCTCCAGCAACGTGGTCAACTGCATGTGA
- the klhl8 gene encoding kelch-like protein 8 isoform X2, which translates to MAPGDVVPDHAKQLKPKEKRPVNKAPKANCEPDGSFVFEAHEAWKDFHNSLRHFYEVGELCDVTLKVGSRLIPCHKLVLACVIPYFRAMFLSEMSEAKQNLIEIKDFDGDAIQDLVHFAYSSKLTLTVDNVQPLLYAACILQVELVARACCEYMKAHFHPTNCLAVRTFAESHNRVDLMDMADRYACEHFIEVRLPLLPVEFLTGTVAKDEMIKGNLSCRDLMDEARNYHLHLCNKVVPDFEYSIHTVPRKHTAGVLFCVGGRGGSGDPFRSIECYSITKNSWFFGPEMNSRRRHVGVISVGGKVYAVGGHDGNEHLGDMEMFDPLTNKWMMKASMNTKRRGIALAALGGPIYAIGGLDDNSCFNDVERYDIESDCWSAVAPMNTPRGGVGSVALGSFVYAVGGNDGVASLSSVERFNPHLNKWTEVSEMGQRRAGNGVSKLNGCLYVVGGFDDNSPLSSVERFDPRMHRWEYVSELTTPRGGVGVATVMGRVFAVGGHNGNIYLNTVEAFEPRMNRWELVGSVSHCRAGAGVAVCKSHVSKIRDVGQGSSNVVNCM; encoded by the exons ATGGCACCAGGGGATGTGGTGCCAGACCATGCCAAGCAACTGAAGCCCAAGGAGAAGCGGCCAGTAAACAAGGCACCGAAAGCAAACTGCGAGCCCGATGGCTCCTTTGTCTTCGAGGCTCACGAGGCGTGGAAGGACTTCCACAACTCCCTCAGGCACTTCTATGAAGTGGGGGAGCTCTGCGACGTCACGCTGAAG GTTGGCAGCAGGTTGATACCATGTCACAAGCTGGTGCTGGCTTGTGTCATCCCTTACTTCCG GGCCATGTTCCTGTCAGAGATGTCTGAGGCCAAACAGAATCTGATAGAGATCAAGGACTTTGATGGGGATGCCATCCAGGACCTGGTGCATTTCGCCTACTCCTCCAAGCTCACGTTAACAGTGGACAATGTCCAGCCACTGCTCTATGCTGCCTGCATCcttcag GTGGAGTTGGTGGCGAGAGCTTGCTGTGAGTACATGAAGGCCCACTTCCACCCCACCAACTGCCTGGCAGTTCGGACTTTTGCCGAGAGCCACAATCGTGTGGACCTGATGGACATGGCCGACCGCTATGCCTGCGAGCATTTCATCGAG GTGCGCCTCCCCCTGCTGCCCGTCGAGTTCCTGACTGGAACTGTGGCGAAGGACGAGATGATCAAAGGTAACTTGAGTTGTCGTGACCTGATGGACGAAGCCAGGAACtaccacctccacctctgcaaCAAGGTGGTGCCTGACTTTGAGTATTCGATCCACACCGTACCCCGGAAACACACTGCAG GGGTTTTGTTCTGTGTGGGTGGCCGGGGGGGCTCAGGTGATCCATTTCGCAGCATCGAGTGCTACTCCATCACTAAGAACAGCTGGTTTTTCGGCCCAGAAATGAACAGCAGACGACGTCATGTGGGTGTGATATCTGTCGGAG GCAAAGTCTATGCTGTTGGAGGCCATGATGGTAACGAGCACTTAGGCGACATGGAGATGTTCGACCCCCTCACCAACAAATGGATGATGAAAGCTTCGATGAACACTAAGAG GAGGGGCATCGCCCTGGCCGCTCTCGGAGGTCCCATCTACGCTATCGGAGGCCTGGACGACAACTCGTGCTTCAACGACGTGGAGCGTTACGACATCGAGAGCGACTGCTGGAGCGCCGTGGCCCCGATGAACACGCCGAGAGGAGGGGTGGGATCTGTGGCGTTGGGG AGCTTTGTGTACGCGGTGGGAGGCAACGACGGCGTGGCGTCACTCTCCAGCGTGGAGCGGTTCAACCCTCACCTCAACAAATGGACAGAGGTCAGCGAGATGGGCCAGCGGCGGGCCGGGAATGGAGTCAGCAAACTGAATGGCTGCCTCTATGTCGTGG GTGGTTTTGATGACAACTCCCCCCTGAGCTCCGTGGAGAGATTTGACCCTCGAATGCACCGCTGGGAGTACGTGTCGGAGCTGACAACCCCTCGCGGTGGAGTTGGGGTAGCCACCGTCATGGGGCGAGTGTTCGCAGTCGGGGGCCACAATGGGAACATCTACTTGAACACAGTGGAGGCGTTTGAGCCTCGAATGAACAG GTGGGAGCTGGTGGGATCAGTGTCTCACTGCCGGGCCGGAGCCGGCGTGGCCGTCTGCAAGTCTCACGTCAGCAAGATCAGGGACGTCGGCCAGGGCTCCAGCAACGTGGTCAACTGCATGTGA